In Limisalsivibrio acetivorans, one genomic interval encodes:
- a CDS encoding MarR family winged helix-turn-helix transcriptional regulator — MSAYTSIQIISGIRKLSRFLDKYSKYLNNKYQITLPQLLCLHEIQKEDGINLTELTKRININNSAITGIVDRLEAKGYVQRAKTGKDRRTINILLTEAGREFTNRSFAILEEDSFYDDGKINDEDAVSLMESLNTIIGSLDPEVKKIDLV; from the coding sequence ATGAGTGCATACACTTCAATACAGATTATAAGCGGGATCAGGAAGCTTTCCAGGTTCCTTGACAAATACTCAAAGTATCTGAACAACAAGTATCAAATAACCCTCCCCCAGCTTCTCTGCCTCCATGAGATTCAGAAGGAGGACGGCATTAACCTCACAGAGCTCACGAAGCGGATCAACATAAATAACAGTGCCATTACAGGTATTGTGGACCGCCTTGAGGCAAAGGGGTATGTTCAGCGTGCTAAAACGGGTAAGGATCGCAGAACGATCAATATCCTGCTCACCGAAGCGGGCAGGGAGTTTACAAACCGCTCCTTTGCCATCCTCGAAGAGGACAGTTTCTACGACGACGGAAAGATCAATGACGAGGACGCAGTTAGCCTGATGGAGAGCCTGAATACGATAATCGGTTCCCTCGATCCAGAGGTAAAGAAAATCGACCTTGTGTAG